The proteins below are encoded in one region of Fimbriimonadaceae bacterium:
- a CDS encoding PEP-CTERM sorting domain-containing protein, whose amino-acid sequence MAKFGRTALFSLLAGLTTAASAQIVNGDFETGSLGPWVVGFTSNGATQVQDVVRYDIDGPGPKGTNFASRFQVGNANTPNQQNQGVIVTQNITLIGGTNYTLSFDYSSFNFGASNNADGGYYAVFVNGSQLGGVETGAINVGASSYGSVNANFLANTTGVYQVGFVIGRDFLSTASIYQYVDNFEVVPEPATMLVLGSGLAALAARRRKV is encoded by the coding sequence ATGGCAAAATTCGGGCGAACCGCCCTCTTCTCGCTTCTCGCGGGCTTGACCACTGCCGCTAGCGCCCAAATCGTCAACGGGGACTTTGAGACCGGAAGTCTGGGCCCGTGGGTCGTCGGCTTTACGAGCAACGGTGCCACCCAGGTCCAGGACGTCGTCCGGTACGACATCGACGGGCCGGGGCCGAAGGGCACGAACTTCGCATCTCGGTTCCAGGTCGGCAACGCCAACACACCAAACCAACAGAACCAGGGCGTCATCGTGACCCAGAACATCACCCTTATCGGTGGCACGAACTACACCCTGTCCTTCGACTACTCCTCGTTTAACTTTGGAGCTTCGAACAATGCGGACGGAGGCTACTACGCGGTCTTCGTGAACGGGTCGCAGCTTGGCGGCGTCGAGACGGGCGCCATCAATGTGGGCGCTTCTAGCTACGGGAGCGTCAACGCAAACTTCCTTGCGAACACCACTGGGGTTTATCAGGTCGGCTTCGTCATCGGACGCGACTTTTTGTCGACCGCCTCGATCTACCAGTACGTGGACAACTTCGAGGTCGTGCCGGAGCCCGCGACGATGCTCGTCCTCGGCTCGGGACTCGCGGCTCTCGCCGCCCGCCGCAGGAAAGTCTGA
- the mnmE gene encoding tRNA uridine-5-carboxymethylaminomethyl(34) synthesis GTPase MnmE — protein MDLTDTIVAPITAPGGAVAAVRLSGPRSWSVASQVFAPWPETVVARSALFGRFRHGDDGLALPFAEGASYTGEQSVELSTHGSPASVRALLEACLQAGARTAEPGEFTYRAFMNGRIDLTQAEAVRDTVAALTEAQLKLANRQREGGLLEQVEAARSPIVRVLAMVEASTDFSEEVGEVDRGLAAALCGDAEEQIRAMLETQKRGRHVREGFTIALVGPPNAGKSSLFNAVLRRSRAIVSPHAGTTRDTLEELVEIDGLLCRFVDTAGLRETADEVETEGVRRSIQAMEEADQVWYVWDATLPWPGEEQLPRADLYVANKCDLARSDFGENVSALTGEGVDALLTHVPKGLGAGGLAPIAARHAAPLQQAREALARAQETFASGLPTDPASVDLRAALRHLGEVTGETATPDILERVFADFCIGK, from the coding sequence GTGGACCTCACCGACACCATCGTCGCTCCGATCACGGCTCCCGGCGGCGCGGTCGCGGCCGTTCGACTGAGCGGGCCGCGCTCGTGGTCCGTCGCAAGCCAGGTCTTCGCTCCCTGGCCCGAAACGGTCGTCGCGAGATCAGCCCTCTTTGGTCGTTTCCGCCACGGGGACGACGGGCTTGCCCTTCCCTTCGCCGAAGGCGCGTCCTATACGGGCGAGCAGTCGGTCGAGCTCAGCACCCACGGCTCGCCGGCCTCAGTCCGGGCCCTTCTCGAAGCCTGCCTTCAGGCGGGGGCAAGGACGGCGGAGCCGGGCGAGTTTACGTACCGCGCCTTTATGAACGGCCGCATCGACCTCACCCAGGCGGAGGCCGTGCGCGACACGGTGGCAGCGCTCACAGAAGCGCAGCTGAAGTTGGCGAACCGTCAGCGGGAGGGCGGGCTGCTCGAGCAGGTCGAAGCGGCAAGGTCGCCCATCGTCCGAGTCCTGGCGATGGTTGAGGCGAGCACCGACTTCAGCGAGGAGGTCGGCGAGGTGGACCGGGGACTGGCCGCCGCCCTTTGCGGAGACGCGGAGGAGCAGATCCGGGCCATGCTGGAGACCCAGAAGAGGGGGCGGCACGTCCGCGAGGGCTTCACGATTGCCTTGGTCGGCCCCCCGAACGCGGGCAAGTCTTCCCTCTTCAACGCGGTCTTGCGGCGGTCGCGGGCGATCGTCTCCCCCCATGCGGGCACCACCCGCGACACGCTTGAGGAACTCGTCGAGATCGACGGGCTCTTATGCCGCTTCGTGGACACAGCCGGTCTGCGCGAAACCGCGGACGAGGTGGAAACGGAAGGGGTGCGCCGCTCGATCCAGGCGATGGAGGAGGCCGACCAGGTTTGGTACGTTTGGGACGCGACCCTTCCCTGGCCCGGCGAGGAGCAGCTTCCCCGGGCCGACCTCTATGTGGCCAACAAGTGCGACCTCGCCCGGTCGGACTTCGGGGAGAACGTTTCCGCTCTCACGGGCGAAGGGGTGGACGCTCTCCTCACCCACGTTCCGAAGGGACTCGGGGCGGGCGGCCTGGCGCCGATCGCCGCTCGGCACGCGGCCCCGCTCCAGCAAGCCCGTGAAGCGCTGGCGCGGGCGCAGGAGACTTTTGCGTCCGGCTTGCCCACCGACCCTGCTTCAGTGGACCTCCGCGCCGCCCTCCGCCACCTGGGCGAGGTCACGGGGGAGACGGCGACGCCGGACATCCTGGAGCGCGTCTTCGCGGACTTTTGTATCGGCAAATAG
- the fsa gene encoding fructose-6-phosphate aldolase → MRLFLDTGMVDEVRRAAEWGVLDGVTTNPTLIAKAGRGFRETVLEICDACPGGAISAEVVATDYETMLKEAEEIASWHPQIVVKVPMIESGVRLVSELSERGIRTNVTLVFSVSQALLAAKAGATFISNFVGRVDDVSGDGMEAVEATVEMVEDYGFESEVLVASVRHPMHVAQALACRAHIATMPFNVMAQLFKHPLTDNGLTRFLDDWREAGLSIFDRAAVSN, encoded by the coding sequence ATGAGACTTTTCCTCGACACCGGCATGGTCGACGAGGTTCGCCGGGCCGCTGAGTGGGGCGTCCTCGACGGCGTCACCACAAACCCGACCCTCATCGCCAAGGCCGGCCGGGGCTTTCGCGAGACCGTGCTCGAGATCTGCGACGCCTGCCCCGGCGGCGCGATCAGCGCCGAAGTCGTCGCCACCGACTATGAGACCATGCTCAAGGAAGCCGAGGAAATCGCCTCCTGGCACCCGCAGATCGTCGTCAAGGTGCCGATGATCGAGAGCGGGGTCCGCCTCGTCTCGGAACTCTCCGAGCGCGGGATTAGGACGAACGTGACCCTGGTCTTCAGCGTGAGCCAGGCCCTCCTTGCCGCGAAAGCGGGCGCGACCTTCATCAGCAACTTCGTAGGGCGCGTGGACGACGTTTCTGGCGACGGCATGGAGGCGGTCGAGGCGACTGTCGAAATGGTCGAGGACTACGGCTTTGAGAGCGAGGTGCTGGTCGCGAGCGTCCGGCACCCCATGCATGTGGCGCAGGCCCTGGCGTGCCGCGCCCACATCGCCACAATGCCCTTTAACGTTATGGCCCAGCTCTTTAAGCACCCCCTGACCGACAACGGCCTCACCCGGTTCCTGGACGATTGGCGCGAAGCGGGACTCAGCATCTTCGACCGCGCGGCGGTGTCGAATTGA